Below is a genomic region from Hevea brasiliensis isolate MT/VB/25A 57/8 chromosome 3, ASM3005281v1, whole genome shotgun sequence.
aaagaaaatggcgATCAGCCACTCCCTAAGCCACGGAGGCGCCGCCGCCGCTGCTTCATCGTTGGCGGGTCGATTCTACTTTTATTCTTCATCCTATTCATAGTCATTCTCATCCTAGCTTTGACAGTGTTCAAGGCTAAAGAACCTAAGGTCCAGGTTATCTCAGCTTCCCTAGAAGGCGTTTCTCCTCGCATCTCATTCCCAGTTATCAATATTGAACTCAACATCACTCTTAACCTCACGCTTCGAATCCAAAACCGAAATTACGCCAGCTTCAAGCACGGCCCTGGAAAGAGTTTTATTCTTTACCATGCAAAAGAGGTGGGAGAAGTAGACCTGGACCCGGGTGTTATACCCTCTAGGGGGTCAACGACGACTCCGTGCAGGCTTACTATAGAGGTGGATGAGTTAGCATCAAATCTGATAAGCTTGATCGGTGATATATTGTCTGGACAACTTGTTATGGAAACACGTACAAGAATTCCAGGGCGGATTAATTTCCTGGGGGTATTCAAGAAGCATGCTGTTGCTAAATCTGCATGCGAGTTCACCTTTGCTTTTCCTGCCATGAAGATTAAAAACCTGAAGTGCAAGAGCAAGACCAAGTTATGAAAGTAAATCTCACAAAGATGGCTACATGAGTGTGTGGTTTTTGATTGAAGAATCCTTAGCTCCAGATTTTAGATCCCAGTTTTGCCTCCCAGCCCTATCATATGATGGTTACCCACCAAAGGCCTATCAACATAGAATGGTTTATTGTTTACTGTTTTAGGCTGATCTGATTTTTGGGTTCAGTATTGTAGATTTTCTTGTAAAATCCAGATCCATTTGTCTTGTGCCGTTGTGCAGACACCTCGAGGCCAGACAAATTcttgttcatatatatatatatatgcaaacaAAGTTTTCTTAGTGCTTTTTTTTGGGGGGCTATCTATAGATGAATTATATTTATACACAATTCGAGACCTGTTAACCCAGCATGTGTTGAAATTTGATTAGGCTTTAAGAAGGTCTGGTCTGACATGTAATTGCCAATCTCATCGCGCGCTTTCAATCCAGAAGGGAGCTTCATCACCATTGCATTTGTTTCTATAGTTGCCAAATTGCAATTCCGCAGTTGAAAGGAGAAAATGCGTTAAAAATGACAATGATCTTTTCTGTTACATTGGCTACTTAGCAGATTAAGTAGAAGTATTAATTCTGTAGCATGAggaaactaattataaataacaaAATACCAACGCTTAGCATAAGCTTTTGTCTTTACCAGCAGCATAGTTGGTTGATAATTACAGATTCAGGTAAGAAAAACACCTATATCACCTACTATAGTATCAGACTATGAGCAGATGCAGATCAAGTTTAAACTCAGAACCATCATCCCAAATCATCATTTGTGAGGCGACCGCATGCATCCCAAAGTGAATATGTATTCCAAGCTAGGCAGTGTACTGACAAAGCAAACCAATAAATGATGGAGCACAAATGCACAATTTGCCGCTGCCAAGTCGAACAATATGCTAGTATAATGAAACTCAATGTCGAGCATGCACAGGGCAGTACATTGCTGGTTTATTGGCCAGTTTTAGTTACCAACAAAAGCATGGGATTCTGTTGCTGCATGATGCACATTCTCTGGCGCAGTTCCTCCACAGGATTTTCAAATTAGTTATTCCAAGAGAAGGTGCTTTACGTTGTTCCTACCAAACAA
It encodes:
- the LOC131178430 gene encoding uncharacterized protein LOC131178430, with amino-acid sequence MKENGDQPLPKPRRRRRRCFIVGGSILLLFFILFIVILILALTVFKAKEPKVQVISASLEGVSPRISFPVINIELNITLNLTLRIQNRNYASFKHGPGKSFILYHAKEVGEVDLDPGVIPSRGSTTTPCRLTIEVDELASNLISLIGDILSGQLVMETRTRIPGRINFLGVFKKHAVAKSACEFTFAFPAMKIKNLKCKSKTKL